A region from the Toxotes jaculatrix isolate fToxJac2 chromosome 2, fToxJac2.pri, whole genome shotgun sequence genome encodes:
- the mical1 gene encoding F-actin-monooxygenase mical1 gives MASQDPVNPSHAAFDLFVQAQSCEDAKHHFAKLCRELDINPKDFRTFYIKLKERLNYWKAKTLWTKLDKRASHPDYQQGKACSKNKCLVLGAGPCGLRTAIELALLGAQVVVLEKREAFTRNNVLHLWPFTIYDLRGLGAKKFYGKFCTGSLDHISIRQLQLVLLKVSLLLGVEVHTGVEFQGLIEPSGENGWMAKLQPGSHPAAAFQFDVFISAGGGRFVPDGFKHKELRGKLAIGITANFVNRNTAAEAQVAEISGVARIYNQKFFQELLTETGIDLENIVYYKDDTHYFVMTAKKKSLLKKGVIKQDYGDAEELLAPANVDREALYRYAHDAANFSTGGKLPELQFALSQTGQPDVAMFDFTCMHRAENASLVRERKGKKLLMALVGDCLVEPFWPLGTGIARGFLASFDTAWMVRSWGTGVPPLKVLAERESIYQLLSQTTPENTSKNYAGYSIDPKTRYQRVNLSSIHANQVQHLYDVDKSRPSSKKQKDKWSHMRQDSVSGFEELLKWCQNRTAGYANVNVKDFTQSWRSGLALCALIHHFRPQLIDMDSLDESSPVHNNQLAFSILEKELGIPPVMSASDLANSGQIDKLSLVLYLTQVQKAFTVPAKDPEGFLPSSKPLTFSQTQSAVFFLNKLKHNSLQRRKEQLAAEKRAREGEIRMGDEDSTVVPPVSPELSPAPDPDPDPAPEPESEPVTGLPMTNSEECYFCGQRVYAVERISAEGKFFHRSCFTCHQCGITLRLGGYTFDQTTGRFYCELHSEELELGNGAETSCKDIDIDIHKGTSEENGVSSDNYTSPSDEDYDHTLDCGPSLQTRSRSPDGQDQHILESEKESQEPHTSETPTDPPSKTEVAGPTEEELDELSPTRPCPVPKPRLSRQTTPSPQPSPPIAKPRTIHLFNPSTPERSSPTPAKEISKAAPDSRPKQSLRKLQLTDEEKSQLVNLQSFSADSDSETPGGSSSCSSSSATAGGPSPPKPEGLDGQEEEGYWSGSTASHVRERRNRRCFRRKEMPSGQTRVRSKFSPWNLSSPRINRDTRLSVLINHPGRVETTFRHAHSASEEGADGDDDDDDDDDEMFERDDIDLYDEKFQTVPSDPVEAEKLELMKMRTLERRAKMSELQRLRKAQSIQRRLEEIEVTFKELEEKGVELERTLRGEAGSSGSPDMIEQWIQLVHEKNALVSEESDLMVASRQLELEDKQSMLELELRKYMEMNDKTAEQQAEEERVLQQMIEVVDMRDSLVSFLEEKRQKEISEEQEAFSIMEAKRHSKAGAQVHWA, from the exons ATGGCGAGCCAGGACCCTGTCAATCCCTCACATGCCGCATTTGACCTCTTTGTCCAAGCCCAGAGCTGTGAGGATGCAAAGCACCACTTTGCTAAGCTCTGTCGGGAACTGGACATCAATCCTAAGGATTTCAGGACCTTCTACATCAAGTTAAAGGAAAGACTGAACTACTGGAAGGCCAAAACTTTGTGGACAAAGCTGGACAAAAGGGCATCTCACCCAGATTACCAGCAAGGAAAGGCCTGTTCCAAAAACAAG tGTCTCGTGTTGGGTGCTGGACCATGTGGGCTGAGGACAGCCATCGAACTGGCCCTGCTGGGGGCTcaggtggtggtgttggagaAGAGAGAGGCCTTTACCAGGAACAATGTTCTCCACCTGTGGCCCTTCACCATCTATGACCTCCGTGGGCTCGGAGCCAAGAAGTTCTACGGCAAATTCTGCACCGGCTCTCTGGATCACATCA gcattCGCCAGCTGCAGTTGGTGTTATTGAAAGTGTCCCTCCTCCTCGGGGTAGAGGTGCACACTGGAGTGGAGTTCCAGGGCTTGATTGAGCCCTCGGGAGAAAACG GTTGGATGGCCAAGCTGCAGCCCGGGTCTCATCCTGCCGCCGCCTTCCAGTTTGATGTCTTCATCTCCGCTGGAGGAGGCAGGTTTGTCCCTGACg GTTTTAAGCACAAGGAGCTGAGAGGCAAGCTGGCCATCGGCATTACAGCCAACTTCGTTAACAGAAACACGGCTGCTGAGGCCCAGGTGGCAGAGATCAGTGGTGTGGCGCGCATCTACAACCAGAAGTTCTTCCAAGAGCTGCTCACGGAGACAG GTATTGATCTGGAGAATATTGTCTACTACAAAGACGACACCCACTACTTTGTCATGACTGCCAAGAAGAAGAGCTTGCTGAAGAAGGGGGTCATTAAACAG gactACGGCGATGCAGAGGAGCTACTGGCCCCAGCAAATGTGGATCGCGAGGCTTTGTACCGCTATGCCCACGATGCCGCCAACTTCTCCACGGGCGGCAAACTGCCTGAACTCCAGTTTGCTCTGAGCCAGACTGGCCAGCCAGATGTGGCCATGTTCGACTTCACCTGCATGCACCGTGCTGAGAACGCCTCACTTGtcagggagaggaaggggaagaaacTGCTGATGGCTCTTGTTGGTGATTGCCTGGTGGAG CCTTTCTGGCCTCTGGGCACAGGCATAGCCCGTGGGTTTCTAGCTTCTTTTGACACAGCGTGGATGGTGAGGAGCTGGGGCACGGGGGTCCCACCTCTCAAGGTCCTGGCTGAGCG GGAGAGTATCTACCAGCTGCTGTCCCAGACCACACCAGAAAACACCAGCAAAAACTACGCTGGTTACAGCATCGACCCCAAAACACGGTACCAGAGAGTCAACCTGTCGTCCATCCACGCCAACCAG GTGCAGCACCTGTATGATGTTGATAAATCCCGCCCGTCGAGCAAGAAACAGAAGGACAAGTGGTCTCACATGCGTCAAG ATTCAGTCAGTGGTTTTGAAGAGCTGTTGAAATGGTGCCAGAATCGCACCGCGGGTTATGCCAACGTGAACGTAAAAGATTTTACCCAGTCCTGGAGGTCCGGGCTGGCCCTGTGCGCTCTGATCCACCACTTCAGACCTCAGCTCAT TGACATGGACTCCCTGGATGAGTCCAGTCCTGTTCATAACAACCAACTGGCCTTCAGCATCTTGGAGAAGGAGCTGGGCATCCCACCCGTCATGTCTGCCAGCGATCTGGCCAACAGTGGTCAGATAGACAAGTTATCCTTGGTTCTCTATCTCACCCAGGTCCAGAAGGCTTTCACTGTGCCAGCAAAAG ACCCTGAAGGCTTCCTGCCATCGTccaagcctctgactttctccCAGACACAGTCAGCTGTCTTTTTCCTGAACAAGCTGAAGCACAACTCTCTGCAAAGACGCAAG gaacagctggcagcagagaaacgagcaagagaaggagagataagGATGGGAGATGAGGACAGT ACGGTGGTGCCTCCGGTGTCCCCTGAGCTCAGCCCTGcacctgatcctgatcctgatcctgctCCTGAGCCTGAGAGTGAACCTGTTACCGGTTTGCCGATGACCAACAGCGAGGAGTGCTACTTCTGTGGTCAAAGGGTCTACGCGGTGGAGCGCATCAGTGCTGAGGGCAAGTTCTTCCATCGGAGCTGCTTCACCTGCCACCAGTGCGGCATCACACTCAGACTGGGGGGATACACCTTTGACCAGACCACAG GGAGATTTTACTGTGAGCTCCACTCTGAAGAGCTGGAGCTGGGAAACGGGGCTGAAACATCTTGTAAG GACATAGACATAGACATTCACAAAGGGACAAGCGAAGAGAACGGGGTTTCCAGTGACAATTATACGTCTCCATCGGACGAGGACTATGACCACACTTTGGACTGTGGTCCCTCTTTACAAACAAGGTCACGTAGCCCTGATGGACAGGACCAGCACATACTTGAATCCGAAAAAGAGTCACAAGAACCACATACGTCAGAAACTCCCACAGATCCTCCGTCTAAAACTGAGGTGGCAGGTCCCACTGAGGAGGAGTTAGACGAGCTTTCACCCACAAGACCCTGCCCTGTCCCCAAGCCCCGCCTCTCCCGTCAGACCACACCCAGCCCTCAGCCCTCCCCTCCAATAGCAAAGCCTCGCACAATCCATCTTTTTAACCCCTCAACTCCAGAGAGGTCATCTCCCACCCCTGCAAAAGAGATCTCTAAGGCAGCACCTGACTCCCGTCCGAAGCAGTCGCTGCGGAAGCTTCAGCTGACCGACGAGGAGAAAAGCCAACTGGTTAATCTTCAAAGTTTCAGTGCCGACTCGGACTCTGAGACCCCCGGTGGATCCtcatcctgctcctcttcctcagcaaCAGCAGGAGGCCCCAGCCCTCCCAAACCAGAGGGCCTGGATGGGCAAGAAGAGGAGGGCTACTGGAGTGGCAGCACCGCCAGTCATGTCCGGGAGAGGAGGAATCGTCGCTGCTTCAGGAGAAAAGAGATGCCAAGCGGGCAGACCAGAGTCAGGTCCAAGTTTTCCCCCTGGAATCTCTCCTCCCCGAGGATCAACAGAGACACCCGGCTCAGTGTCCTCATTAATCATCCAGGGAGAGTGG aaacaaCATTCAGACACGCTCACAGTGCCTCAGAGGAGGGCGCTGACGGAgatgatgacgacgacgatGACGACGATGAGATGTTCGAGCGGGATGATATCGACTTGTACGATGAGAAA TTTCAGACAGTGCCATCAGACCCTGTCGAGGCTGAGAAGCTGGagctgatgaagatgaggacGCTGGAGCGACGAGCTAAGATGAGTGAATTGCAGAGATTGCGCAAAGCACAG TCCATCCAGAGGAGACTGGAGGAGATTGAGGTGACCTtcaaggagctggaggagaaaggTGTAGAGCTGGAGCGAACTCTCCGAGGAGAGGCTG GCAGCAGCGGTTCTCCTGATATGATTGAGCAGTGGATCCAACTCGTCCACGAGAAGAACGCGTTGGTTTCTGAGGAGTCTGACCTCATGGTGGC gtcTCGACAGCTCGAACTCGAAGACAAGCAGAGCATGTTGGAGCTGGAGCTCAGGAAATACATGGAGATGAATG acaaaacagcagagcagcaggcgGAAGAAGAGCGcgtcctgcagcagatgatCGAGGTGGTGGACATGAGAGACTCGCTGGTGTCGTTTCTGGAAGAGAAGAGGCAGAAGGAGATAAGCGAGGAGCAAGAGGCCTTCTCCATTATGGAGGCCAAACGCCACTCGAAGGCAGGAGCTCAGGTTCACTGGGCATAA
- the camk1gb gene encoding calcium/calmodulin-dependent protein kinase IGb, with product MDVISDLTTGICEVPDEVICPDLGELLAGESEQSSYSAESLEIPVEASADMGRQEADYVWKKSTENIQEVFDFMEELGSGAFSEVYMVKEKKTGKMFAMKCVKKKQKRDLNLENEIAVLRRIKHENVVGMEDFYESQTHYYLVMELVTGGELFDRILDRGVYSEKDASAVIQQVLQAVSYLHQNGIVHRDLKPENILYYSQDENSKIMISDFGLSKMVDNDIMSTACGTPGYVAPEVLAQKPYSKAVDCWSIGVITYILLCGYPPFYEESETLLFSKIMKAQYEFDSPFWDDISESAKDFIRNMMQKNPNMRYSTDQALRHPWIIGKTARSQDIYYSVSVQIQKNFAKSKWKQAFNAAVAINHMKKLQLAHSELVMRQGSIPDIKVIDLSSPPKNSKRLDPDKLDHKAVEVKGNVNGTNHMSLPTSQVELKSHYHPLKASQSQGAAHHAPTIAEQGKHVYHSEPANLNGYGKNRNGKTVQTGVCSVM from the exons ATGGATGTAATCTCCGACTTGACAACAGGTATTTGTGAGGTCCCAGACGAAGTAATCTGTCCAGACCTCGGCGAGCTTTTGGCAGgagagtcagagcagagctCCTACAGCGCAGAGTCTCTAG AAATCCCTGTTGAAGCGTCTGCAGACATGGGTCGTCAGGAGGCCGACTATGTGTGGAAGAAGAGCACTGAAAACATCCAGGAGGTTTTTGACTTCATGGAGGAGCTGGGATC GGGGGCGTTCTCAGAGGTTTACAtggtgaaggagaagaagacgGGAAAGATGTTCGCCATGAAGTGtgtgaagaagaaacagaagagggACCTCAATCTGGAGAACGAGATAGCTGTGTTGAGAAG AATCAAGCACGAGAACGTTGTGGGGATGGAGGATTTCTATGAAAGTCAGACCCATTACTACCTTGTCATGGAGCT AGTTACAGGCGGTGAGCTCTTTGACCGTATACTGGATCGGGGGGTGTACTCAGAGAAGGACGCCAGCGCGGTGATCCAGCAGGTGCTGCAGGCTGTCAGCTACCTGCACCAAAACGGCATAGTGCACCGTGATCTCAAG CCGGAGAACATCCTGTACTACAGCCAGGACGAAAACTCCAAGATCATGATCAGTGACTTTGGCCTCTCAAAGATGGTTGACAATGACATCATGTCAACAGCCTGTGGCACTCCGGGATATGTAG CTCCTGAAGTTTTGGCACAGAAGCCCTACAGTAAGGCAGTGGACTGCTGGTCTATTGGAGTTATCACCTACATCTT ACTGTGTGGATATCCCCCTTTTTATGAAGAGAGTGAGACACTGCTCTTCTCCAAGATCATGAAGGCACAGTATGAGTTTGACTCGCCCTTCTGGGATGACATATCTGAATCTG CTAAAGATTTCATCCGTAACATGATGCAGAAGAATCCCAACATGCGCTACAGCACTGACCAAGCGCTCAGACATCCCTG GATTATCGGAAAGACAGCCCGGAGCCAGGATATCTACTATTCTGTCAGCGTTCAAATCCAAAAGAACTTCGCCAAGTCCAAGTGGAAG CAAGCATTCAACGCTGCTGTAGCCATCAACCACAtgaagaagctgcagctggCCCACTCAGAGCTGGTCATGAGACAGGGCAGCATCCCAGACATCAAGGTCATCGACTTGTCCTCCCCACCAAAGAACAGCAAACGTCTCGACCCGGACAAGCTCGACCACAAGGCGGTGGAGGTCAAAGGGAACGTAAACGGGACGAATCACATGTCCCTGCCCACGAGCCAAGTTGAGCTGAAGAGCCATTACCACCCACTGAAAGCAAGTCAGAGCCAGGGTGCCGCTCACCACGCGCCCACCATAGCTGAGCAGGGCAAGCATGTCTACCACTCCGAGCCTGCCAACCTTAACGG GTATGGTAAGAACCGCAATGGCAAGACTGTGCAGACCGGAGTTTGTTCAGTCATGTGA
- the g0s2 gene encoding G0/G1 switch protein 2 yields METIGEIIPFAKEMLNQRPNRGMVKIYMLGSTLAMLGLVGGLVEMVFLPFVEQESVEDTPVELITEKRKEKKRVSKSHTTLVCPEFVDVPEMEVIEAKAKHLVTAGQRSSANRLHAS; encoded by the coding sequence ATGGAAACCATTGGCGAGATCATCCCATTTGCTAAGGAGATGCTGAACCAGAGGCCAAACCGGGGCATGGTGAAGATCTACATGCTCGGCTCCACTCTGGCGATGCTCGGACTGGTTGGTGGACTGGTGGAAATGGTTTTCCTGCCATTTGTGGAGCAGGAGAGTGTTGAGGACACACCTGTAGAGCTTATCacggagaagaggaaggagaagaagcgGGTGTCGAAGTCACACACTACCTTGGTTTGCCCTGAATTTGTGGATGTGCCGGAGATGGAAGTGATCGAGGCCAAGGCCAAACATCTGGTGACTGCTGGGCAGAGAAGCTCAGCCAACCGCTTACATGCTTCTTAA
- the taf8 gene encoding transcription initiation factor TFIID subunit 8, giving the protein MADPAVASGASLNAGGRGGGGKAASSPAENYHLARRRTLQVVVSALLTECGFESAEKAAVETLTEMMQSYITEIGRCAKAYCEHTARSIPTLPDAVVTLIEMGFNVDTLPVYAKRSQRMVITAPPVTNPPVTPKALSAGQKRTHPSHIPSHFPEFPDPHTYIRTPTFREPVSDYQVVREKAATQRRDVERALTRFMAKTGETQSLFKDDITAFPLIAAQPSTIPYLSALLPSELELQALEETDSSEQDDQTDSENTTGNIIADDPGADKENSMLPPSGVVPSTKASEENVIDNPYLRPVKKPKVRRKK; this is encoded by the exons ATGGCGGATCCTGCGGTGGCATCGGGAGCTTCACTGAACGCAGGAGGG cgTGGGGGTGGTGGTAAAGCAGCTTCCAGCCCTGCAGAGAACTACCACCTGGCCAGACGTCGCACCCTTCAGGTTGTTGTCAGTGCCCTGCTGACCGAGTGTGGCTTCGAGAGCGCAGAGAAGGCAGCAGTGGAGACACTCACTGAGATGATGCAGAGCT ATATAACTGAAATAGGTCGCTGTGCCAAAGCTTATTGTGAACACACAGCCAGAAGCATTCCAACCCTGCCGGATGCAGTGGTGACGCTCATTGAAATGG GTTTTAATGTCGACACACTGCCTGTGTATGCGAAAAGATCACAGAGGATGGTTATAACTGCCC CTCCAGTGACGAACCCACCTGTGACTCCCAAAGCACTGTCAGCCGGACAGAAACGCACCCACCCGTCTCACATCCCGAGCCACTTCCCAGAGTTCCCTGACCCTCACACCTACATCAGAACGCCA ACGTTCAGAGAACCTGTGTCAGACTACCAAGTGGTGAGAGAGAAGGCAGCAACTCAGAGGAGAGACGTGGAGCGAGCGCTCACACGCTTCATGGCCAAGACCGGAGAAACTCAGAGCCTCTTCAAAGACGACATCACTGCCTTCCCAT TGATTGCAGCACAGCCGAGCACCATCCCATATCTCAGCGCCCTCCTACCGTCTGAGCTGGAACTGCAAGCTCTGGAGGAGACGGATTCCTCTGAGCAGGACGACCAGACGGACAGTGAGAACACAACAGGAAATATCATTGCT GACGATCCAGGAGCCGACAAAGAGAACTCCATGCTTCCTCCCAGTGGCGTTGTTCCCTCCACAAAGGCCAGTGAGGAAAACGTGATCGACAACCCGTATCTCCGGCCGGTCAAGAAACCCAaagtgaggaggaagaaatga